Part of the Verrucomicrobiales bacterium genome, CGGTCGTGATCCACACGCGTCCGGTGGTGTTCAACGCGGAACCCAGTTGAGAGTCCGGGTATACAATGAGGCGGACCGCGTCCCCCACCAGGCGAGAGCCATCCACCCGCTCCGCCACGGCTCGGTACCAGCCCGACTGATTGGTGGTGATGTCGGGAATCAAGAGCTGGGAGTTGGTCTGTCGAAACAAAGGTCGATCATGCTGATACCACTGCCAACTGCGAATTCCTTCCACAGAGGAGGATGCTGCCAGACGGAGGTTCTCGCCCTGGTGGAGGAGGGTCAGCGGACGCTGATAGTTTATCGGGACATTCGAGCCTAATCCAGGCGTCTCCACTCCGCCTTTGATGCGGAGAATGGATGAATAGTGAATACCGTCGTAGGTCGTTCCGGTCCAGGCTCCACCACTTACAAAAGCGTCCCCGAGGGAATTGAAAGTGAGCGCACTTAAAGAGCTTCCCAGGCTGAACGCTGATTCGGGGACAAAAGTCGGGTCCCAATCTCCATCGATGCTCAATCGATAAATATCTGTGCCCACCACCCAAGGACGGCCTGACGGATCCAAGGTGATCTCTTGCACTGGACCGCGGATGCGTTCGGCGACGGGGTCGAAGCTGCGATCCCATCGCCCGTCGGCATGCAATCGAAAAAACCGATTGGTGAAGCCTCCCGGATTCATTTTGTAGCTGGCGCCCACGAGGAGCCGGCCGTTACGCAGGACACAGACACTTTCAGGCCCACCGCGAAACGGAGACTTGAAGGAACGATCCAGTTGAAAATTGGAGTCGAGACGTATTAACCCGCTCGTGTCTGGATCAGCTGGATCTCCAGCGACAAAAAAACCCGAAATATAGATCCGACCTTCCTCGTCTCGAGCGAAGGTATTGACTCGCCCCGCTGAACTGCCAGCCTCCGCTGGCAGGTTCAGGTGGAACGTCGAATCAATCGTGCCGTCGGCGAACACTCTCACCAGGTTGGTATGCGGGGCGCCGTTGCATTCGTTGAAGATGCCCCCTAACAAAATGTGGCCCGTCCCAGTCCGAATCATCGCCATCGCTCCCCCGGAAGAGCGGACCCCCTTGAAGGAAGGATCCAGCGACCCATCCGACAATAACCGGAAGAGGATGAGGGAATCCGTCTGCCCCGGCTCAGAAGGCAGCTTGCCGCACGCCAGGAAGCGGCCTTCTGAGTCCGGAAGAAGCCCCTTCACGCCCGAATAGATGCGATCCAAAATCAGGGGAGAATCCGCGGTGTAGCCAAGTCCACGAAAGGATGAATCTAAGTTCCCCGCGGCAGTCAATCGTGTGAGTATGGGATAGGGGTTGAAGGCATGGGACGCGTAACCTCCGAAACTTCCACCGACCCACAATCTTCCCTCACTGTCCCATTGGAGCGCCTGCGCGGATCCTGTGGAGGGAAAAAAGGGAGCCTGGAATTGTCCGTCGATATGACCCGGTTGGAGGTTAAGATCTGCACTCTGGAGTCCCAACGTGGCAGCCAGAAACAACGCAAACGAGGCAAGCCAGGGCAAATTCATCGGTACTTACCTTAACCGATTGAGGGTCATCAATCAACCGTGACGTTTCCCTTTCAAGCCTCACCCGGGTTTGATCACACCCCTCCACCCCCTCATTTTTTGGTGCTTGCCGCCCACAGCGGCGCGCCGATAACTTCTTAAAACGTCAAGTTACTAACTCCCAAGATCAGATATGGATAGAATCAACTTTGTTCCTCGGGCGGCACGCGGCGGCGGCTTCATCAGCCAGATGATCCGCTGGTTCATCATGGTGGCGATCTATGACATCTGCATCGGCACCATCGCCGAGGTTCTCGGTGTCTCACGCCTCGTTGCCTGCTTTATTTTCCTGGGCGTCCTGCTCGCCATTAGCGGCATCGGATACATCATCCGCCAGAAAATGAGCACGCCGGCCGATATGTGATCCGCATCGGGAAATCCGCCGCCACCACCATGCGTTCCCAGATCGCCCACGCGCCCACGTTCACCACCCTGGAACTCACGTTCTCCGCGGGTGAATCCATCCTGGTACAGCCAGGGTGCATGCTCGCGATGACGACCGGGTTCGAACTGAAGGCGGGCCTGGGCAGCCACATGACCGGCCAAGGTCGACTGGGACGCGCCACCCGCAGCGTGCTGGCCGGGGAGAGTTTCGTGACGGCGATGTACACCGCCAAACGCGACGCCGAGCGCCTCACACTCGCGCCCGATCAAATGGGCGAAATCCGGGAGCTCCACATCGGTTCCGAACCCGCCTACTGCATCGCCAGTGGCGCCTTTTTGGCCTGTACGTCCGGCATCCAGATCAGCCTCGAATTCGCCGGCGTCCGCGGATGGCTCGCCACTCGCGGGCTGTTTCTCATGCGTCCGCAAGGTGAGGGGTCCCTCTTTATCTCCAGCTATGGGGCCTTGGTGGAAGTCGACCTGCAGGAGGGGGAACGTTACGTTCTCGACAACCGCTACATTGTCGCCTTTTCCGCCTCTCTGAGCTTCGAGACCGTCAAGGTGGCGTCGTCTCTTCGCCACTCCTACCTGTCCGGAGAGGGCCTGGTCAACCGCTTCACCGGCCCCGGAAAACTGCTTTACCAGACTCGCGCGCGTCCGGGTCGCGGCTTCATGCGCAGCATGCTGGACGTAGCCACCTAGTCGCGCGCCCGACACCGTATGGCCGGCGAGGCACCACCGATCCCAAGCCTGTCCGATCGCCGACTCGACACTCCCACCCGAGAGGCGCTGCTCCAGCGCTACGCTTGGACGGTGCAATATTCCCGCGTAGTCCTGGCGGCCGAAGCCATCCTGGTTGTGTCCGTGCTGGCCTGGAGCTTCTACCGAGGCTTCAACTTCCGGGAGCCAGCGCCCTGGATCGCGTTCAGCATCGGTTTCTTTGGATCCTTTCGATGGATCCTCAATCACGTGTTCCTGAACAAGAAGCGCCTCGCGGAGATTCGACCCGAAGCCCGTTTCGGAGTGCACACACGGGATTCGCTGCTGGCCTTGTCCGACCGCGTCTTTGCCCGATTGGGCCTGCCACCGCACAGCGCCCCGGTCTTCATCACTCGCGACAAAGATGTCAATGCGCAGGCGGTCCGATTTGAGCTTTGGCCCGGATACCACGCTTTCAACGGAGTGTTCCTGAACCGGTCGATCCTCCACCTGCTGGATGAAGCTGAATTGGGAAGCGTGATCGGCCACGAACTTGGCCATGTCTTCCCCTACGCCCCACTGCTCTCCCGCTGCCAGCTCGTGCATGCCACCTTTATAGGTGTCACCGCCTTCTGTATCGCGAGCTGGTTCCCCCACTTGGCCACCGCCATTGTGGTCCCCGGCGCCCTGCTCTGGATCATGCCCTGGATCATCGCCTACCCGCACATCCAGCTCTCGCGCGGGATCGAGTTCCTGTGCGATGACTACGGGGCGCAGGCCGTCGGACTCCTCCCCGCGCTGAAATGCGAGCTGAAGATCGCCGCCGAGAACGACGTGCGCAACCAGCTCCTGACCCGTGCCCTTGAGGCCAAGGTTCAGGGTAGCAGCCTGAGCCTGGAGGAACTGATCGCCGCGTACCAGGAAGCGGTTCCCTTCGGAGCAACCGACCGCGAGCACTTTGCCCAGGAGCTCAGCCGCATCGTCCGTGATAAGGAAACGGCCAACCAGGGCCTCTCTTTGGGAGGCTTCCTGAGCTACCTCGGGGACGGCGGAAAAGGCGACGAGCCCGAAGCGCTCGAATGGGTGAAGAAACACGTGGAGCAGCAGGCGATTCTCAATCAGCTTCCCGTGCTGAACTGGGATCCGGTTCGAATCCTTCAAACCGATCAGAGCTGGACGTTGTCCGAGGCTGAACGACTGCTCACGGCCATTGAAGCTCAGCCGGACCGTTTGCTCTTCCCCACGCTGGTGGAGATGGATGATCGTTCATCCACCCACCCCAATACGTCCCGCCGCATGCTGTACCTGTGGCGCAACCGCCATCACTTCCCCGTAGGCGGGCATCCGACAAGCCCGCGAAACGAACAGTAACTGGCGAGCCTCCTGCGGAAGGCTCTTCTTCGTCGGACGCACTCTCCAGGAACCTTTTCTTCTCCGCGTTCTCCGCGCCTCCGCGAGAGATTCCGCCAGTCC contains:
- a CDS encoding TIGR00266 family protein; the encoded protein is MRSQIAHAPTFTTLELTFSAGESILVQPGCMLAMTTGFELKAGLGSHMTGQGRLGRATRSVLAGESFVTAMYTAKRDAERLTLAPDQMGEIRELHIGSEPAYCIASGAFLACTSGIQISLEFAGVRGWLATRGLFLMRPQGEGSLFISSYGALVEVDLQEGERYVLDNRYIVAFSASLSFETVKVASSLRHSYLSGEGLVNRFTGPGKLLYQTRARPGRGFMRSMLDVAT
- a CDS encoding M48 family metalloprotease; protein product: MAGEAPPIPSLSDRRLDTPTREALLQRYAWTVQYSRVVLAAEAILVVSVLAWSFYRGFNFREPAPWIAFSIGFFGSFRWILNHVFLNKKRLAEIRPEARFGVHTRDSLLALSDRVFARLGLPPHSAPVFITRDKDVNAQAVRFELWPGYHAFNGVFLNRSILHLLDEAELGSVIGHELGHVFPYAPLLSRCQLVHATFIGVTAFCIASWFPHLATAIVVPGALLWIMPWIIAYPHIQLSRGIEFLCDDYGAQAVGLLPALKCELKIAAENDVRNQLLTRALEAKVQGSSLSLEELIAAYQEAVPFGATDREHFAQELSRIVRDKETANQGLSLGGFLSYLGDGGKGDEPEALEWVKKHVEQQAILNQLPVLNWDPVRILQTDQSWTLSEAERLLTAIEAQPDRLLFPTLVEMDDRSSTHPNTSRRMLYLWRNRHHFPVGGHPTSPRNEQ